The nucleotide sequence CCATGTCCCTACAGAAAATGTTAGAGTGGCAGGTGACAATCAAGATCCTTATGCTGCTGCTGACGCAGCTAACTCTGTTGTTCATCAAGCTGCTGCTTCTTCCACTCCCCCTCCTCGCGAAAAACATCCAAGGCCATCAAAACCTCCCACCGTCCGAAACGAGAATCTTGCTACAAAGAGGAAGGTTAGGGCATGCAGTATGAGCGATGATGATTTTGTGTGCCCCCCTGCCCCTCGTGTGACCAAGGCCTCTAAACCTGCTAATGGGAAGTTCAAAAAGGTAAAATGTTACCAGGTCCCCATTGTTTCTACCATGTTCATATTTGGGTTATGCCGTTTAAAACTTTTGACAATTCTGTCATGTCCTACTGTTTCTCGAACCTTATTTTGTTGTTATTCTGTTGTCTCATCAGGGTAATATTAATCGTTCTAAAAAGATATGCCCAAACTATAAGTGTGCTCCCAATCAAGTTTTACTTGCCATTAACAGTTTGTGTGTACCAGCCAAAGATAAGCTCAAAGAATATGActttggagttttcttggacttgaaACTAAAGAGTATTGAGAACACAAGGTTACTGATGTTCCTAATGGATAGGCTGGACCCCGATACGCTCACCTTGCACTTTTCTGATAATAAGTGCCTGAAAATCACTACACACTCCATCCAATGTGTTCTTGGGTTGCCAAATAGGGGCACAAACATAGTTGTACACGATAAGCAAATCCAAAAAGCAGCATTATGCAAACTGAAGCAGAAACTTTGCATCGATCAAGGTGTAGATGTCAAGGCGCAAGATTTGATTGCACAAATTGCAAAAGATAAAAAGGGTGATGATTTTGCAATCAGGTGCTTCCTAATGATTCTCTTGAACAAGATGCTTTTGCCGGGGACTACTGATTACATCACAGGAAAGGAGGCTGCAATAACTGAGGACATCACAAGGTTGCGCTCCGTAAATTGGCCAAAACTAATTTTTGATGACATTTCCCATGCCTCTAAATTGTGGCACTCAAAGAAGACCGGTGCCACTAGCCCCTCTATTCATGGCTGTGTGTTGTTCCTAATTGTGAGTATCAAAGCATTTTTCTTCACACTAAACCATCAATCCAATTTACTCCATGCATACCCCTTACTATTGGAGTTATGACTGTCTTAATGTATGTTATTTTTTAGGTCTATTATTTGGATaatttattgggagagccttctACCGATCCGAACGTTACACCACGTGTAACTCATATTACGAGGGAACAAATTTTGAGTCTGATTGAccaagataagatagtgattgacggcCTTGAATCATTTGGTGCTTTGCTGGTCAGTTGCTCAACTATTTTGTGTTCTGCAAAGCCTTTCTTTGATCATATCTTGTAACGTATGTTAAtcattttcttttcttgttttacTAGTTGAGGAGTCAGCAGGGCACTTGCTACATGGAGGGTGCATCCCCATCAACTGATGTCCCTCCAGCATATAGTTCAGCTGATATCCCGTCTCGATCCCATTGTCCTCCTCCTACACCTTTGATTAGCATGCTTTCTCATCTTGCTGGTTGCTTCGATGATTTGTCTGGAGCACAACAGCTTGCGGCCAAGGCGGCCTTGCAAAGGTGCGATGACGACATCAACAGGCTGGTCCTCAACATACGTGATTGTCAGATGAGGGCAGTTGATGACATCAAGTGCATTAGACGGGATGCTCTGtcccatccaccaccaccaccaagcgaCAAGGGTGCTCATACTGCCACTCCACCCCCCCTGTCACGGGTCGCTGTAGATTCAAACTTGCACGACGATACGCAACACCCATGCCCCGCATCTAGTGTTGCTAACGCTGCAAATGTTTTGCTTAATGAGGGGTGCGAGAATGTTGTACATACGAGCGGCCTTACCTTCACTCAGATGCTTTCCTCGAAAAGGTTTCCAAAATCTCAACAAGGTAGCACGATTTGGGTGTTTCCACCATTCTCTATGTCTTTATCTTTCGATATGTTTTTTATGGGTGGACTTATCATGCAGATGCATTTTTGGTGGGATTATTTACGGAACCGCAGTGTACCAATCCTTCTCACGAATTTAATAGAAATGGTGTCTGCACAACCTGCTATGGAATTGGTATGTTCTTCTTCATAAGGTCTCCTTTTTTTGCATCATGCTCTTCTAACCACTTCATCTCCcttaaagatgaagccacttgctTAGATGAGGAAGGGCATGCTGATGTATACCCCACAGATCATTCCGCTTGCGCTGACGAAGGTCATCTTCTGCATCTTCCATCAAGTACAAGCATTTTTTACATTGCCCCACTCTCTTTATACATCACTAATGGACTCAACACATTGGTACCTCAAACTCCCTGGGCAGTTACCGTCGAGGAGGAAACTGTGCCCACTAACGAAATCATTTCAAGCAAACTTGATGATACAAATCTTGGTATGGATCATGTACAAGATCAGCATCCAAATGTTGATGCACCACTGCAGGCTGGGCTGTTCGCAAGCTATCAGACTAATGTCTTCAGTCCGTTCAGGAATATGGTCAGCTACTACATTTGTGTCATTATGAATTTGTTACATGATTCCGCTACATGTTGATTTTTTCTGCTTGTGTTGCTTTCACTTCCATATTTCAGTCTAGTGGGTTGCGAGGTCCTGTTTATGACGAGACACCAAAAAAACAACATCAGCCATTCACCACATCTGATCATGGCACTGCAAACTTTACACAATCGTGCGAGGCGTCTCAAAAACTTCCAAATGTTGAGGTAGAGTGCTTTTAGGCATTACATTCAACTAAAATTCCTATAATTATGTATGTTTTGCTTCTTGTGTTATCCTTGCCTATTTTCCCTTTCAGCAAGTACCTCCTATTGTCTTCGACAAGACACCAGATCACGCAATTGGCTCACCGCCCCGACATGTTAATGTCAATGAAAATGTGAGGCAACCCTACAAAGTGTCTTGTTGTCCAGATGTTGTCTATGGAACACAACCACCGATAACCAAGAGGAGAACCAATCAATTAAGAAAGAAACCACTTCCGGTTTTCATGTTCCCACTAAACTTAATTGATTGTTCTATTAATGTTGCCGATGCTGCTATAGTTCGTAAGATTATCATATCTGACACAAGTTTGAAGAAGTAAGTAATTTCATTTTGCATTTGCTACATTTAATTTTACAGATTATTTGTTATTCAACATTAATTTCATGCATTGGCAGAGTACATCTTATTTCCAATGCCTCCCTTGGCGTCTCCACACTAGGCGAGGATTTGGCTGATTGTTTTAGGGACAATGAAATGGCCTTGATAGAGATCATGAATTTTTTCACCGAATGCCTTCGACATGATGAGAAGCTACACCCAAAACAGTGGAGAGGCCATACGCTTTTCCTAAGTTGGACTCTTGGGGTATGTTAACTAGCCCCACCCCGTACTCAGAACGCACACTTTTTGTTTTCCCCTTCATATATGATTAATGACTCCTTCctgtattttttttgtttctattaGTCCTCGCTCAACTGCGAAGAGCTCCAGAACGGTCAGATGTATAATAGTCACACAACCGCTAGATTATTGGCCGAGCATCTCGATGGCATTAATACTAAAGAAATTAATCAGGTTTCTACTTGTAATGTGATTCAATAAGTTTTTCAATATGCTAGATTTAGCTTGTTACTCATTTTTCTCTCTGTACAGATCCTTTGGACATATCACCATTATAACCACTTCTCAGTGTTCTGCGTCAACTTAGAACACAGCCGTATTGATGTTCTGGACTCGATTGACTGGTCTAAGAGTTTAAGCTCATTTGAAGAACGACATTTTCCCGGGGGTCATACATCGATTCAACGCCTGAGCGATGCTTTCAACACAGTTACTCGTGGAGAGTTTTATGATTTTTCTGAATGGCCTATCTGGAGCAAGGATGTTCCTCGACAACAAGGCAATGATTGTCCCATTTTCACTACAAAGTTCTTGCGCCACTATGACGGCGAAGTTGGTCAGCTCCGTTGTAACATTAAGCTGGTATTTTTCTTCTTTTCCCCTTTCTCTAAGATGATGTTCTTGTGTTACTTTTTTGAGTTCTAATACATAATTTATTGGTTGCAGGAAAAGGTTAGTCAGTACAGGGATGAATTTCTCTCCTATATCTTGTTCCATGAGTTGAATGAAACAAATCCCTTACCCACCTCGCTGGAGGATTTTAGGCACAAAAAATATGATTTAAATTAGATAGCTCCTCGGTTGTTCATAACCGAAAATGATCTTTCCTTGTGTTTGTTCTTTGTAATGTACTGGTTCCTGAGTGGTTTCAGGCTTGTTGTTACAATCAAATCAATGTATGTTACCAATGAGTACAAAGTCACTTTTGTGTGTTCCACTACTGCAGCCACACTTCACGCATTCCACCATTTTTGTCATATTATAAGTTCGGACCACAAACTTGTCAGGATTGTCTGTGATTTCCTCCCAATTTAGTACCCCCTCCGATCAAAAATATATGTCATGGCTATAATCTAAATATTTGTTCACATAACCGTTAATTACAAAATGTTCCCATTTTTTACGAGTGAAAAATAGAGATTATTCTGACATATGGGTTTGCAAATAATATAATTTTCCACTTTGATGTTCATATTTGAGTTTATGATTTGTACTAAATAGAATACTATCAAAAATTATAGTAATGCATAAATGTTCCTACCAGTTATCAGGGATATTTTTCAGATAAGGTTTAATTTCAGCTCGATATGTTACAACAGATAGTTCAATATTGAAAATGGACTTGACAAATAGAAAACATAACATCAATTCTAAAATGTTCCCCACCAGCAACCACGTCAAATATGAAATAATTTCTGAACACTGATTCTACACATAATGCTTTCAATTATCTCTCAGAGTACTAGAAATAAACTAGTTGTAATGACTGACACAACATAGTTTCACAATCGAGTTATTTACAAGTCACCAAACTGGAATAATTGCTACCATCTTTTCCGCAAGATTATTCATCACCTAGCAGATCATCTTCTTCCTGATAATCTAAGTCTTCATCTTCGTCCACCTCATCATGTATCAAACGGCGGCGAGTTGTCGTTCCCCTTCCCCTACCCCTACCCCTGCCCTACCCTACCCTGCCCCTGCCCCTCCCCTGGGCTGCTCTGCTGCCACCAACTGCGAAGCTTTCTGTTCGTTCTTCGCATGACGCCCTATTGTGACCTGCCATAAGGCCGCAATTGCTGCATCTTCTTGTGCACTTCTTTGGCCCGGGTGCGCCGATCCTACGCCCTTCTTCTGATCTACAACCCTTCGTTTTTGCAATCGGTGGTGCTTTAAAATTATCTATCTCACGGCCAGCTGGATCACTGCAACCTCCATAATCAAACACAGGCATGACATCAGGAGGAAGTGCCTCAACCTGATCCCTAAGTTCTGTCATCACATGAATGACTCTTTCATATCCAACTGTTGATCTGTCCCCCGCTCTAACACAGGCATAAGCCAGTCTGAGCATATTTAAGTGCTTTCCACTATTTGATGTCCCATCGGCTCCAACCTGGAGAGTGTCATTCCTGTCATATGGTGGGTCAATCTTTGCATTCCTTGTGTACCTTCTATACACATATTTGCTTGGAAGTTTCTGAATCTGCTCATTTGTCATCACTATAATAAGGTGTGGGCATAGCAGTCCTGTGCAATGTCACACATACAAAAATTAATGTTCATTCTCATCATAATCTTTGCCGCTGAAAAAAACGACAAACCAAACTCTACTAACCTGTGTGCTCCCACTGCTTGCACTCACACTTGTATTCTTCTTTCTCTTCATCACAAACCACTTTGAACTCATGTTGGGACCACGAAAAAGTCGGCCCTTCTCTACCGTACACCACAAGGAAACGACCAGCGCCAACTTTCTTTGTAAGAAAAGAGGTTCCATAAACATATGCTTCTTTGTATTTCCTGAATACTGCACGGGTATAGATTCTGCTCAACTGATGTTCCAGAGGGTAATTTGTTACTGTTTTTGGCCGGGCCTGCATCAGCAAAGATGTGTCAAAGATTTCCTTTTTTATTGATGCATGAGTCGTACTATAAGATGCTGCCATATGAGACGTCATACCTGAGATTCCATGGTCTCTCGGGCTTCTGCTTCTTTTCTCCCTTGCAAAACCTGAAACATTTTTCTTGCAAACACGTGCAGAGGTGTCGTAGGGTCAATGTGGTTTCTTTTCGCAATTCTGTTTGTGCTCTCACTGCGTTGCGTAGATGTCATTTTCCCACAATAAACATCCTTAAAGTATGCGGCGATCCATCTTGTACGCAGATCATACAAACTGCCAATTGTAGGATCTGACTCGAGTCCATATTCATTCACCATCTCCATCCATGCCTTCTCAAACTCCATGGGGGTGAGGGGATGATTTATTATTGTCAAcaacttctctttcaaaccatCATACAAGTTATACAACACCTTCAAGCTATCTTTGTGACCATGCAAAACATGCCATCTGCATAGCCTATGAATAGTGTTTGGAAACACTCCCGGAAGAGCATTTGCCATTGCTTGGTCTTGATCTACAAGAGATGATGTTAGTAATTTAACAAGTTCTACCGACTTGTTCCAGTTGGCACGTACATAACAACTAAAAGGCCAAGTATACCTGTAAGTATGCAATGAGGTTCTTTGTTTTCCATGCACATTTTGAAAGTGCGAAAAACCCAATCAAATGTTTCCTCCTTCTCATCACCGAGGAGTGCAAAACCAAAAATGACATTCTGCAAATGGTGGTTGCTCCCAACAAACATTGCTAATGGCTTATTGTAAAAATTGCACTTATATGTTGTATCAAAAGTAACCACATCACCAAACTCAGCATAGTTAGCCTGGCAGCTAGCATGACTCCAAAATATATTCTTTGGAGCACCCTCGGAGTCATGTTCTATGTCATAATAAAACTTACTATTCTGTGCTCTGCACTCGTTGAAGAAAGCCTTTAGTTTTTTTACATCATCCGCTCGCTCCTTACGCACATTTTCAGCTTTTCTGAAATTCATATTCACACATGGAAGCAGCAGCAAATATGTTACAATCAAACGGACTTTACTCTAAGGACAGCTGCATCGTACAGTGAAAAGTGATACAATTACCTATTTTGCAAGTCACGTTCACTCCATGGCATGTTCTCACGGTTGCCATGCATCTTGGTCAACACATTCATGGTGGCATTAGGAGAGACGTCGCACATCTGCAGATCATCAAGGAATTCCATGATAGCAGGGTCTTTGTTCTTGTGTGAATGCATGTGCTTCAACTCCCATGGCTCAGGATTTAGGGTATGATTGTGCTCCAATAGTACTTTCTCATATATCCATTCTTTCCCTTTTTTCTTCATCTTAACCGCTGCCTTACAGTTAACTCTCTTTGACATCTTTGCACGTTTCCGTTCCTCCCCGGGCTTGTAAAATGTCGAAGTACCTTGTCAGGAGCATGCATATAGACGCGACATCGGCTTCCTCTTGAGCTTCGTAATACCAAAACCAGCTTCTCTTGCATATTGTAGATAAAAGTCATACCCTTCCTCCTCGGTGACGAAACCCATATTTCTCTTTGGCACAAAATCTTCGCGGACTTGCTCACCCTGCCATCATGATCGTTTCACAAATACATTAGACACTATTTGTTGTTCATCTCAATGACCATTCATAGATCTATATTTGTAATGAAGAAGCATAACAATTGGCATTTCTCGCATCTACTGATTTGGACAAGCTTTGGTTGTTCGTATTATTCAGTCCCAACAGTTCTAGAAAGCAAATCAGATTACTGTGCTACCAAACATTACAATGGACCACATCCTTCTAATGTTTAAAACTGAATCATATGACTGGAAAACGCTTTGGTCAAAACTGAATCATGATATGCTATCTAGTTCTTTCATATACAGAAGTTAAAAGATAATACTGGGCATATTCCACTGTTCACGTGCGTTCATCAAATAACTGATCATTGCAGACAATTTCATACATACGCATCTTCAACTCTACCTTTCCATCTACGGTCAATGTTACAACAACGTGGGATGGTACAGAAGAATACATAATCACTTGTTTGAGAGAGAACTTACGTGTATGTATCTTGCGCTGGCATCCGGTGTCATCATCTCCCTTGGTTCAACAGTACACGGCGGCATCAATATGGATGAGTGCATCGCCGGATGACACACCAATGAGTTATCATCGGCTATGGGAAATTCTGAACCACTGCCTGCCGAAGTTCCAACGCCATGTTCTGGCGTCGAGAAAATTGCTGGAGGAGGCGCACCATCAGCAGCAGCAAACCTTCTCGGACAAGTCTCATTGTCCTCGGATTCTCGCCGGTGGAAATCCGGCGAGTCCATGAGGGAAACCGCCGGGTGCATCTCTCCTCTCGCGTCCCTGAGAAAAGAAACAATGCTAGTCCCACGTCTTGGGGCCCGAAGTTTGAAACCGCAATATGGAATCTGGCAGGATGGTAAGTTTATGGGACAGTCTTACGAATGGGGATAAAATCAGTCAACACTCGATGGGGATGCAATTACAGAGAAAAATTACTTCGAAATTAAAATTATCCCCAACGAAATTCCCAACCCCACAAACTTCTTGCCGTTACGAACAGGGGATATGCCAGAGTGAGCACCCATACCTCGGCCATGACGGGTGGACACCGTGCTCCCGTCGACGCGCCTCCCTGCCGGGATGGTGGCTCCATCTCGCCCGGATGAGCTCTCCCGCCGCCCGCCCCGGCGACTCCTCGGCCCGCCGATCTGAATCCTCACCGGGGCCGGCTCTCCCATGGCAGCGATCCCTCGCATCGGACAGGCTAGCGGCGACGGGGTCAGGGAGACAGAGGATGGACAGATCCCAGCTGGGAGAGTCGACGGgaagattttttttcatatatactgATCCGCGATATGGGATGAAATCACACATCAAGAACGGACTAGTGCCGTAAGTTTACCTCACACAAAAAGAAAAATTGCATCGCACACATGTGCGTGCGGATGGTTGGGTTCTCTTTGCTTGCAGTAAATTTACTTTTGCTTTGGCTAGTGCCCAGCGACGCTGTTGGTCGGACGT is from Triticum aestivum cultivar Chinese Spring chromosome 3A, IWGSC CS RefSeq v2.1, whole genome shotgun sequence and encodes:
- the LOC123057243 gene encoding protein FAR1-RELATED SEQUENCE 5-like, with amino-acid sequence MSKRVNCKAAVKMKKKGKEWIYEKVLLEHNHTLNPEPWELKHMHSHKNKDPAIMEFLDDLQMCDVSPNATMNVLTKMHGNRENMPWSERDLQNRKAENVRKERADDVKKLKAFFNECRAQNSKFYYDIEHDSEGAPKNIFWSHASCQANYAEFGDVVTFDTTYKCNFYNKPLAMFVGSNHHLQNVIFGFALLGDEKEETFDWVFRTFKMCMENKEPHCILTDQDQAMANALPGVFPNTIHRLCRWHVLHGHKDSLKVLYNLYDGLKEKLLTIINHPLTPMEFEKAWMEMVNEYGLESDPTIGSLYDLRTRWIAAYFKDVYCGKMTSTQRSESTNRIAKRNHIDPTTPLHVFARKMFQVLQGRKEAEARETMESQARPKTVTNYPLEHQLSRIYTRAVFRKYKEAYVYGTSFLTKKVGAGRFLVVYGREGPTFSWSQHEFKVVCDEEKEEYKCECKQWEHTGLLCPHLIIVMTNEQIQKLPSKYVYRRYTRNAKIDPPYDRNDTLQVGADGTSNSGKHLNMLRLAYACVRAGDRSTVGYERVIHVMTELRDQVEALPPDVMPVFDYGGCSDPAGREIDNFKAPPIAKTKGCRSEEGRRIGAPGPKKCTRRCSNCGLMAGHNRASCEERTESFAVGGSRAAQGRGRGRVG
- the LOC123059388 gene encoding uncharacterized protein, which encodes MHPAVSLMDSPDFHRRESEDNETCPRRFAAADGAPPPAIFSTPEHGVGTSAGSGSEFPIADDNSLVCHPAMHSSILMPPCTVEPREMMTPDASARYIHGEQVREDFVPKRNMGFVTEEEGYDFYLQYAREAGFGITKLKRKPMSRLYACS